One genomic window of Quercus robur chromosome 6, dhQueRobu3.1, whole genome shotgun sequence includes the following:
- the LOC126733136 gene encoding beta-galactosidase 3, with protein sequence MEINSVSKLFFLFGLAWFIGFFQLIQCSVTYDRKAIIINGQRRILFSGSIHYPRSTPEMWEDLIQKAKDGGLDVVETYIFWNVHEPSPGNYNFEGRYDLVRFIKTIQKAGLYAHIRIGPYVCAEWNFGGFPVWLKYVPGISFRTDNEPFKRAMQRFTEKIVGLMKSENLFESQGGPIILSQIENEYGVQSKLFGAAGYNYMSWAAKMAVDLGTGVPWVMCKEEDAPDPVINTCNGFYCDTFSPNKPYKPTIWTEAWSGWFTEFGGPIHQRPVEDLAFAVARFIQKGGSFINYYMYHGGTNFGRTAGGPFISTSYDYDAPLDEYGLIRQPKYGHLKELHRAIKMSERALVSSDPIVTSLGSFQQAHVYSSESGDCAAFLSNYDTKSAARVLFNNMHYNLPPWSISILPDCRNVVFNTAKVGVQTTQMEMLPTNADMLSWESYDEDITSLDDSSTITAPGLLEQINVTRDTSDYLWYITSVEIGQSESFLRGGELPTLIVQSTGHAVHVFINGQLSGSAFGTRENRRFTYIGKVNLQAGTNRIALLSVAVGLPNVGGHFETWNTGILGPVALHGLDQGKWDLSWQKWTYQVGLKGEAMNLVSTNGFSSVEWIQGSLAAQKQQPLTWHKAYFDAPEGDEPLALDMEGMGKGQIWINGQSIGRYWTAYASGNCNGCNYAGGYRPPKCQLGCGQPTQKWYHVPRSWLKPTQNLLVIFEELGGDPSGISLVKRSVTSVCADVSEYHPTIKNWHIESYGKSEELHRPKVHLRCSQGQTISSIKFASFGTPLGTCGTYQQGTCHASTSYDILEKKCIGKQRCAVTISNSNFGKDPCPNVLKRLSVEAICASNPTTNWGG encoded by the exons ATGGAAATCAACTCAGTTTCCAAgttgttctttttatttggtttagcgTGGTTCATTGGTTTCTTCCAGCTGATTCAGTGTAGTGTGACATATGATAGGAAGGCCATTATCATAAATGGGCAAAGGAGAATTCTCTTCTCTGGCTCTATACATTACCCCAGAAGCACTCCTGAG ATGTGGGAGGATCTGATACAGAAAGCAAAAGATGGAGGTTTAGATGTGGTTGAGACCtatattttttggaatgttCATGAGCCTTCTCCTGGCAAT TACAATTTTGAAGGGAGATATGATTTGGTGAGATTCATTAAGACCATACAGAAAGCTGGGCTTTATGCTCATATCCGCATTGGACCTTATGTTTGTGCAGAGTGGAATTTTGG AGGATTTCCTGTTTGGCTCAAGTATGTCCCAGGCATCAGTTTCAGAACAGACAATGAGCCTTTCAAG AGGGCAATGCAAAGGTTCACTGAAAAGATTGTTGGACTGATGAAGAGTGAAAATCTGTTTGAGTCTCAGGGTGGACCCATCATACTCTCTCAG aTTGAGAATGAGTATGGGGTACAAAGTAAGCTATTTGGGGCTGCTGGCTACAATTATATGAGTTGGGCAGCAAAAATGGCTGTTGATTTGGGAACTGGAGTCCCCTGGGTGATGTGCAAGGAAGAAGATGCCCCAGATCCAGTG ATAAACACATGCAATGGTTTTTATTGTGATACATTCTCTCCCAACAAACCTTACAAACCCACAATATGGACAGAGGCTTGGAGTGGCTG GTTTACGGAGTTTGGTGGCCCAATCCACCAGCGACCTGTCGAGGATTTGGCATTCGCAGTTGCTCGATTCATACAGAAAGGAGGATCTTTTATTAACTACTACATG TACCATGGAGGGACTAATTTTGGACGCACAGCTGGGGGCCCTTTCATCTCAACAAGCTATGACTACGATGCTCCATTAGATGAATATG GTCTGATTAGGCAACCAAAGTATGGTCATCTAAAGGAGCTTCATAGGGCCATTAAGATGTCTGAGCGAGCTTTGGTTTCATCCGATCCTATTgtcacttcattagggagctTTCAACAG GCTCACGTATACTCATCAGAATCAGGAGATTGTGCAGCTTTTCTCTCCAACTATGACACAAAGTCAGCTGCAAGAGTGCTGTTCAATAACATGCACTATAATTTGCCTCCTTGGTCCATCAGCATCCTTCCTGATTGCAGAAATGTAGTCTTTAATACTGCAAAG GTTGGAGTTCAAACAACACAAATGGAAATGTTGCCAACAAATGCTGATATGCTCTCATGGGAAAGCTATGATGAAGACATTACTTCTCTGGATGACAGTTCAACAATCACTGCTCCTGGTCTCTTGGAACAGATAAATGTCACAAGGGACACTAGCGACTACCTGTGGTACATAACTAG TGTTGAAATTGGCCAATCTGAATCCTTCCTGCGTGGAGGTGAACTCCCAACTCTCATTGTTCAATCAACAGGCCATGCTGTGCATGTCTTTATTAATGGACAGCTTTCAG GCTCTGCATTTGGGACAAGGGAGAATAGGAGATTCACTTATATTGGCAAGGTCAATCTGCAGGCTGGAACAAACAGAATTGCACTACTGAGCGTTGCTGTTGGTTTGCCG AATGTGGGTGGCCACTTTGAGACCTGGAACACAGGAATCCTTGGACCAGTTGCACTGCATGGACTTGACCAGGGAAAGTGGGACTTGTCCTGGCAGAAATGGACCTACCAG GTAGGTCTAAAAGGAGAAGCCATGAACCTTGTTTCTACAAATGGTTTTTCATCTGTTGAATGGATTCAGGGATCATTAGCCGCACAGAAGCAACAGCCATTGACCTGGCATAAG GCATATTTCGATGCACCTGAAGGAGATGAACCCCTGGCCTTGGACATGGAGGGTATGGGGAAAGGTCAAATATGGATTAATGGGCAGAGCATTGGGAGATACTGGACTGCATATGCTAGTGGTAACTGCAACGGGTGCAATTATGCTGGAGGGTATCGACCTCCAAAGTGTCAGCTTGGTTGTGGCCAACCCACCCAGAAATG GTACCATGTGCCTAGGTCTTGGTTGAAGCCAACACAAAATCTTTTGGTGATCTTTGAGGAACTTGGGGGAGATCCCTCAGGGATTTCTCTCGTGAAGAGATCGGTAACCAGTGTTTGTGCTGATGTCTCTGAGTACCACCCAACCATTAAGAACTGGCACATCGAAAGCTATGGAAAATCAGAAGAGCTCCACAGACCTAAGGTTCACCTGCGATGTAGTCAGGGGCAGACCATATCTTCCATTAAATTTGCCAGCTTTGGAACTCCTTTAGGAACTTGTGGGACTTACCAGCAAGGAACATGCCATGCCTCTACCTCATACGATATCTTGGAGAAG AAGTGTATAGGGAAGCAGAGATGTGCGGTCACCATATCCAACAGCAACTTTGGGAAAGATCCATGCCCAAATGTGTTGAAGAGGTTATCAGTGGAAGCTATTTGTGCTTCTAACCCAACTACAAATTGGGGCGGTTAA
- the LOC126733137 gene encoding thioredoxin H-type encodes MAAEEGQVIGCHTVEAWNEQLQKGNENKKLIVVDFTASWCGPCRFIAPFLAELAKKLPNVTFLKVDVDELKSVAQDWAVEAMPTFMFLKEGKIVDKVVGAKKDELQQTIAKHLATATA; translated from the exons atggcAGCAGAGGAGGGACAAGTGATCGGTTGCCACACCGTCGAGGCCTGGAACGAGCAGCTCCAGAAGGGCAATGAAAACAAGAAACTG ATAGTTGTGGATTTCACTGCTTCCTGGTGTGGACCATGTCGCTTCATTGCACCATTCCTGGCAGAGCTGGCTAAGAAATTGCCAAATGTCACATTTCTTAAAGTGGATGTGGATGAGCTGAAG TCGGTTGCTCAAGATTGGGCCGTGGAGGCAATGCCAACATTCATGTTCCTGAAAGAGGGAAAGATTGTGGACAAGGTGGTGGGAGCAAAGAAAGATGAACTGCAGCAGACTATTGCAAAGCACTTGGCCACTGCCACTGCTTAA
- the LOC126733138 gene encoding protein RTE1-HOMOLOG, with the protein MEESADPENQLMIEGNVPKTMQIDPRRARFPYCIVWTPLPIISWLIPFIGHIGICREDGVILDFAGPNFVCVDNFAFGSVTRYLQISKEKCCISPYPSVYNSEDGYIPDEPGREVSTWDDALRKSTQEFQHRSYNLLTCNCHSFVANNLNRLGLHSGGWNVVNLAALIFLKGRWVSTGSMVRSVLPFFITFALGLAFGGLTFLTYWAFFTCFLVGWFLLGTYCFKDLIQL; encoded by the exons ATGGAAGAAAGTGCAGACCCTGAGAACCAGCTGATGATTGAAGGAAATGTTCCAAAAACTATGCAAATTGATCCAAGAAGAGCTAGGTTCCCATACTGCATTGTGTGGACACCCCTTCCTATTATTTCATGGCTGATTCCTTTCATTGGTCACATTGGCATATGCAGAGAGGATGGAGTGATCTTGGACTTTGCAGGGCccaattttgtgtgtgtggacAATTTTGCATTTGGATCAGTAACCCGCTACCTTCAAATTAGCAAAGAAAAG TGTTGCATTTCTCCCTATCCTTCAGTATACAATAGTGAGGATGGATACATTCCGGATGAACCTGGACGAGAAGTATCAACATGGGATGATGCACTACGAAAGAGCACTCAGGAATTCCAGCACCGATCTTACAACCTCTTAACTTGCAATTGCCACTCTTTTGTAGCAAACAACCTAAACAGGTTGGGCCTTCATTCGGGCGGGTGGAATGTGGTGAACCTTGCTGCTCTCATATTCCTCAAGGGTCGTTGGGTGAGCACAGGATCCATGGTGCGATCTGTCTTGCCATTCTTTATAACATTTGCTCTTGGACTCGCATTCGGGGGTTTGACATTCCTAACTTACTGGGCCTTTTTCACCTGCTTTCTTGTTGGTTGGTTTCTTCTGGGTACTTACTGTTTTAAAGATTTGATCCAGTTGTAG